Proteins encoded by one window of Sphingosinicella sp. BN140058:
- a CDS encoding M1 family metallopeptidase, whose amino-acid sequence MRPSILVLPLLALTACSPTVQTAAPESAAAAAPVTAPILTGADAVDTSSYARPAEARVTHVALDLAADFAAKRLSGTATLDIDAVADAKEIVLDAKGLDIRAVTDDRGRALPFALGAADDARGAPLTVQLQGARRIRIAYASAPGAEALQWLAPAQTAGKVHPFLFSQGQAILNRSWIPTQDSPGIRQTWEARIVVPEPLKAVMSGERLTPDGEPAGAGRRAFRFRMDKPVAPYLIAIAVGDIAFQPLGPRTGVYAEPATLPAAAAELVDTEKMVATAEGLYGPYRWGRYDMIVLPPAFPYGGMENPTLTFLTPTFIAGDRSLNGLVAHELAHSWSGNLVTNAVWADSWLNEGFTSYFENRIMEALYGPRRAAQEAWLSWADMEASLKELGPDAPGTRLHDDSGADSGGIVYDKGATFLRTLERTVGRERFDAYLTSYFDRHAFQPMTSARFLADLRANLIRGDADLERRLLLDQWVYQPGLPANAARPDASVFAPVDQAVAAFNAGGAAAAVPYAGWTTAERLRFLNALPRQLPQPRLAELDAAFKLSDSGNAETLFAWLQLALANRYEPAVPAAERFLLGMGRRKFVSPLFETLMGQGDWGQPIARRLYAKARPMYHAVTTSAVDKVVK is encoded by the coding sequence TTGCGCCCTTCGATCCTCGTTTTGCCGCTGCTCGCGCTCACCGCCTGCAGTCCCACCGTGCAGACCGCTGCGCCTGAATCCGCCGCAGCGGCCGCGCCCGTGACCGCGCCGATCCTCACCGGCGCCGACGCCGTCGATACGTCCAGCTACGCCCGCCCGGCCGAGGCGCGGGTGACCCACGTGGCGCTCGATCTCGCCGCCGATTTCGCAGCCAAGCGCCTGTCCGGCACCGCCACCCTCGACATCGATGCGGTCGCCGATGCGAAGGAGATCGTGCTCGACGCCAAGGGCCTCGACATTCGCGCGGTCACCGATGACCGGGGCAGGGCACTTCCCTTCGCGCTCGGCGCCGCAGACGACGCCCGCGGTGCGCCGCTCACCGTCCAGCTTCAGGGCGCGCGCCGCATTCGCATCGCTTATGCCAGCGCGCCCGGTGCCGAGGCGCTGCAATGGCTGGCGCCGGCGCAGACCGCGGGCAAGGTCCACCCCTTCCTGTTCAGCCAGGGCCAGGCGATCCTCAACCGCAGCTGGATCCCGACCCAGGACAGCCCCGGCATCCGCCAGACCTGGGAAGCCCGCATCGTGGTTCCGGAGCCGTTGAAGGCGGTGATGAGCGGCGAGCGCCTGACGCCGGACGGCGAACCTGCCGGGGCGGGCCGCCGCGCCTTCCGCTTCCGCATGGACAAGCCGGTCGCCCCCTATCTGATCGCGATCGCGGTGGGGGACATCGCCTTCCAGCCGCTCGGCCCCCGCACCGGCGTCTATGCCGAACCCGCCACCCTGCCGGCGGCCGCCGCCGAGCTGGTCGACACCGAGAAGATGGTCGCCACCGCGGAGGGCCTCTACGGCCCCTACCGCTGGGGGCGGTACGACATGATCGTGCTGCCGCCCGCTTTCCCTTATGGCGGCATGGAAAATCCGACCCTCACCTTCCTCACCCCCACCTTCATCGCCGGCGATCGCAGCTTGAACGGCCTCGTCGCCCACGAGCTCGCGCACAGCTGGTCGGGCAATCTCGTCACCAACGCGGTCTGGGCCGACAGCTGGCTCAATGAAGGCTTCACCTCCTATTTCGAGAATCGGATCATGGAGGCGCTCTACGGCCCGCGCCGCGCGGCACAGGAAGCCTGGCTGTCCTGGGCCGACATGGAGGCGTCGCTGAAGGAGCTCGGCCCCGATGCGCCGGGTACCCGTCTCCACGACGACAGCGGCGCGGATTCGGGCGGCATCGTCTACGACAAGGGCGCGACCTTCCTGCGCACGCTCGAACGCACCGTCGGGCGGGAGCGCTTCGACGCGTACCTCACCTCCTATTTCGATCGCCACGCCTTTCAGCCGATGACGTCGGCCCGCTTCCTCGCCGATCTGCGCGCCAACCTCATCCGCGGCGACGCCGACCTCGAGCGGCGGCTGCTGCTCGATCAGTGGGTCTACCAACCCGGTCTGCCGGCCAATGCCGCGCGCCCAGACGCGAGCGTGTTCGCGCCGGTCGACCAGGCGGTCGCCGCCTTCAACGCCGGCGGCGCCGCGGCGGCGGTGCCCTACGCCGGCTGGACCACCGCCGAGCGGCTTCGCTTCCTCAACGCGCTGCCCCGCCAGCTCCCGCAGCCGCGCCTCGCCGAGCTCGATGCCGCGTTCAAACTGTCGGACAGCGGCAATGCCGAGACCCTGTTCGCCTGGCTCCAGCTCGCCCTCGCCAACCGCTACGAACCTGCAGTCCCCGCAGCCGAGCGCTTCCTGCTCGGCATGGGCCGCCGCAAGTTCGTCTCGCCGCTGTTCGAGACGCTGATGGGGCAGGGCGACTGGGGCCAGCCCATCGCCCGCCGCCTCTACGCCAAGGCCCGCCCGATGTACCACGCGGTCACCACCAGCGCGGTCGACAAGGTGGTGAAATAG